A genome region from Microcella alkaliphila includes the following:
- the mtrB gene encoding MtrAB system histidine kinase MtrB: MTPFSLRRLFVRLVRLWRSSLQLRTVAITVLATLFAVTVISGYMAVTIATNLYESRKDQVLAEARQATASAQLLFDSSVTQTGAIDVETAAEAASRTIGLSTSSPTQFALLRTPGQSTPQIMQQRQSPGFDLDVITADLQAAVGEGGDSVYSQPIGINGGTTIEPGIIVGSTIEVPTAGQYELYLVFGVSDVQRTLDFVQQTLLIGSLLLVLTIGLVTFVVVRFAIRPVRLAAQTAEKLADGQLEERIPERGQDVVAALARSFNRMADSLQRQITQLADLSRVQQRFVSDVSHELRTPLTTIRLAGDVIYDRRETFDPTTARTAELLHTQVQRFETMLADLLEMSRFDAGAVDLETEPTNLVRLVEESIDSIRPLAEQKGTELRLVAPGGYFEADVDARRIRRILQNLLGNAVDHGEGRPVVTYVDSDARAVAIAVRDYGIGMDAAQLERVFDRFWRADPSRQRTTGGTGLGLAIATEDAHLHGGVLDVWSEPMEGSCFRLTLPRRPGGIVRHSPLDLPPSDPVDAVLTEGGHDA, translated from the coding sequence ATGACCCCGTTCAGCCTTCGCCGGCTGTTCGTGCGGCTGGTGAGGCTCTGGCGCAGCTCGCTACAACTGCGCACCGTCGCCATCACCGTGCTGGCAACCCTGTTCGCCGTCACGGTCATCAGCGGCTACATGGCCGTCACGATCGCCACGAACCTGTACGAGTCGCGCAAAGACCAGGTGCTCGCCGAGGCGCGGCAGGCGACGGCGAGCGCGCAGCTGCTGTTCGACTCGTCGGTCACGCAGACCGGCGCGATCGACGTGGAGACCGCCGCAGAGGCGGCGAGCCGCACGATCGGACTGTCGACGAGTTCACCCACCCAGTTCGCGCTATTGCGCACGCCCGGCCAGTCGACGCCGCAGATCATGCAGCAGCGGCAGAGCCCCGGCTTCGACCTCGACGTGATCACCGCCGACCTGCAGGCGGCGGTCGGCGAGGGGGGCGACTCGGTCTATTCGCAGCCGATCGGCATCAACGGCGGAACGACGATCGAGCCGGGCATCATCGTCGGCTCGACCATCGAGGTGCCGACCGCTGGCCAGTACGAGCTGTACCTCGTGTTCGGCGTGAGTGACGTGCAGCGCACCCTCGACTTCGTGCAGCAGACGCTGCTCATCGGCTCGTTGCTTCTCGTCCTCACGATCGGGCTCGTCACCTTCGTGGTCGTGCGCTTCGCAATCCGCCCGGTGCGGCTTGCGGCGCAGACGGCCGAGAAGCTCGCCGACGGCCAGCTGGAGGAGCGCATTCCGGAGCGCGGCCAAGACGTGGTCGCCGCCCTCGCCCGCTCGTTTAATCGCATGGCCGACAGCCTGCAGCGTCAGATCACGCAGCTGGCCGACCTGTCGCGTGTGCAGCAGCGCTTCGTGAGCGACGTCAGTCACGAGCTGCGCACTCCGCTCACGACGATCCGCCTCGCGGGCGACGTGATCTACGACCGGCGTGAAACGTTCGATCCGACGACGGCCCGCACGGCGGAACTGCTGCACACGCAGGTGCAGCGCTTCGAGACGATGCTCGCCGACCTGCTTGAGATGAGCCGTTTCGACGCGGGCGCCGTCGACCTCGAGACGGAACCCACGAACCTCGTGCGCCTCGTCGAAGAGTCGATCGACAGCATCCGCCCCCTCGCCGAGCAAAAGGGCACCGAATTGCGTCTCGTAGCCCCCGGCGGCTACTTCGAGGCCGACGTCGATGCGCGCCGCATCCGCCGCATCCTGCAGAACCTGCTCGGCAACGCTGTCGATCACGGGGAGGGCCGCCCGGTCGTCACCTACGTCGACTCCGACGCGCGGGCGGTCGCGATCGCTGTGCGCGACTACGGCATCGGCATGGACGCGGCCCAGCTCGAGCGCGTCTTCGACCGGTTCTGGCGCGCCGATCCCTCTCGCCAGCGCACGACGGGCGGTACCGGCCTCGGCCTCGCGATCGCGACGGAAGACGCGCACCTGCACGGCGGCGTCCTCGACGTGTGGAGCGAACCCATGGAGGGCAGCTGCTTCCGCCTCACGCTGCCGCGGCGCCCCGGCGGCATCGTTCGGCACTCGCCGTTGGACCTCCCGCCCAGCGACCCGGTGGATGCTGTACTCACGGAGGGGGGACACGATGCGTAA
- the mtrA gene encoding MtrAB system response regulator MtrA: MTARILVVDDDTALAEMISIVLTGEGYEPHLVHDGADAVNAFTQVSPDLVLLDVMLPGMDGIEVCRRLREITGTPIIMLTAKGDTNDVVEGLESGADDYIVKPFNPEELVARIRTRLRPTPDSSVERLQIGDVTIDVTGHEVRRGDQAINLTPLEFDLLLALAMKPNQVFTREMLLEQVWGYQYKADTRLVNVHVQRLRAKVETDPDNPSIVMTVRGVGYRAGAPR; the protein is encoded by the coding sequence ATGACTGCGCGCATCCTCGTCGTCGACGACGACACGGCGCTCGCCGAGATGATCAGCATCGTGCTCACCGGCGAGGGCTACGAACCGCACCTCGTGCACGACGGCGCCGACGCGGTGAACGCCTTCACGCAGGTCTCGCCCGACCTCGTTCTGCTCGACGTCATGCTGCCCGGCATGGACGGCATCGAGGTGTGCCGGCGCCTGCGCGAGATCACCGGCACGCCCATCATCATGCTGACCGCGAAGGGCGACACCAACGACGTCGTCGAGGGTCTCGAGTCGGGGGCCGACGACTACATCGTGAAGCCGTTCAACCCGGAGGAACTCGTTGCCCGCATCAGGACGCGCCTGCGGCCGACGCCCGACTCGTCGGTCGAGCGGCTGCAGATCGGCGACGTCACGATCGATGTGACCGGCCACGAGGTCCGCCGGGGCGACCAGGCGATCAACCTCACGCCGCTCGAGTTCGACCTGCTGCTGGCGCTCGCCATGAAGCCGAACCAGGTGTTCACGCGCGAGATGCTACTCGAGCAGGTGTGGGGCTACCAATACAAGGCCGACACGCGCCTCGTCAACGTGCACGTGCAGCGTCTGCGGGCCAAGGTCGAGACCGACCCCGACAACCCCAGCATCGTCATGACTGTGCGGGGCGTCGGCTACCGCGCGGGCGCACCGCGTTGA
- a CDS encoding DUF4129 domain-containing protein, which produces MIAPPTSMPLGAVVARAPLEPDAPGGRELLSDELADPRYAEALPNWFDLLSQRVLEWFLSLFDQGVAGPPGLGFVIVLLIIAGLIAIAIAVYGLPARRRRSQLSDELFGASDRRSARELRKDAESAASRGDWAAAIADRFRGIARSLDERTIVSVHPGTTAHGFAAMTGRAFPDQAAALEDAADAFDGVRYLGRGGDEPQYRAVTRLDETLAAAPSPVGRAR; this is translated from the coding sequence GTGATTGCCCCGCCGACGTCGATGCCGCTGGGTGCCGTCGTCGCGCGCGCGCCGCTGGAACCGGACGCGCCCGGGGGCCGCGAGCTGCTGAGCGACGAGCTCGCTGACCCGCGGTACGCCGAGGCGCTTCCGAACTGGTTCGACCTGCTGTCGCAGCGGGTGCTCGAGTGGTTTCTCTCGCTGTTCGACCAGGGCGTCGCCGGCCCTCCGGGGCTCGGCTTCGTCATCGTGCTGCTGATCATCGCCGGCCTGATCGCCATCGCGATCGCCGTGTACGGTCTGCCCGCCCGACGGCGCCGCAGCCAGCTTTCGGATGAGTTGTTCGGCGCGAGCGACCGGCGAAGCGCTCGCGAACTGCGCAAGGATGCCGAATCCGCGGCCTCGCGCGGCGACTGGGCCGCCGCGATCGCCGACCGTTTCCGGGGGATCGCGCGATCGCTGGACGAGCGCACGATCGTGAGCGTGCATCCCGGAACGACGGCCCACGGCTTTGCGGCGATGACGGGGCGCGCCTTCCCCGATCAGGCGGCGGCGCTCGAGGACGCGGCCGACGCCTTCGACGGGGTGCGCTACCTCGGTCGCGGCGGCGACGAACCGCAGTACCGTGCGGTCACGCGGCTCGACGAAACCCTCGCCGCCGCACCCTCCCCCGTGGGTCGCGCGCGATGA
- a CDS encoding DUF4350 domain-containing protein, translating to MTATIVTPTAGRAIKRSLFWVGVVGVALTVAVLMTALNGTVTGSERWDTSAAAPTGSRALVTVLGEQGIDVTVATTRAAVDSALSDARDAGEQVTLLVADGRGILDGDRIAGLTGLADRLVLVEPGVDTLDALDFPFATSRTVSGPIDSDGCALAAATRAGSVDGDAIVVYDTDVDDACFRTEGGAAVLTTTVDGAPVTVLGAGEALENGAIERGGNAALALGLAGEHPRLVWYSPGPADSDAASLAELTPGWVNPLAWLAAITLLVAAFWRGRRLGPVVIENLPVVVKTTETMEGRARLYARGGARLRALDALRVGTLRRIARTLALGAGAGVDDVITSAAATIGADERAVRALLVDTEPSTDAELVRLSDRLTELERAVARRVAQGDDTASTERMNA from the coding sequence ATGACCGCGACGATCGTCACGCCGACCGCCGGCCGCGCCATCAAGCGCAGCCTGTTCTGGGTCGGGGTCGTCGGCGTCGCCCTCACGGTCGCCGTGCTGATGACGGCGCTGAACGGCACAGTGACGGGCAGCGAGCGCTGGGACACCTCGGCCGCCGCCCCGACGGGCAGCCGCGCCCTCGTCACCGTGCTCGGCGAGCAGGGCATCGACGTGACCGTGGCCACCACACGCGCCGCGGTCGACTCCGCCCTGTCTGACGCGCGAGACGCCGGCGAGCAGGTCACGCTGCTCGTCGCCGACGGGCGCGGCATTCTCGACGGCGACAGGATCGCGGGCCTGACCGGCCTCGCCGACCGTCTCGTGCTCGTCGAGCCCGGCGTCGACACGCTCGACGCGCTCGATTTTCCCTTCGCGACCTCCCGTACCGTCTCCGGGCCGATCGACAGCGATGGATGCGCGCTCGCGGCGGCCACCCGGGCCGGTTCCGTTGACGGCGACGCGATCGTCGTCTACGACACCGACGTCGACGACGCCTGCTTCCGCACGGAGGGGGGCGCGGCTGTTCTGACGACCACCGTCGACGGCGCGCCCGTCACCGTTCTCGGCGCCGGCGAGGCGCTCGAGAACGGGGCGATCGAACGCGGCGGAAACGCGGCGCTGGCGCTGGGGCTCGCGGGCGAGCATCCCCGACTCGTCTGGTACTCGCCGGGGCCCGCCGATTCCGACGCGGCGAGCCTGGCCGAGTTGACGCCCGGCTGGGTGAATCCGCTCGCGTGGCTGGCGGCCATCACGCTGCTGGTCGCCGCCTTCTGGCGCGGCCGGCGGCTCGGCCCCGTCGTCATCGAGAACCTGCCCGTCGTCGTGAAGACCACCGAAACCATGGAGGGCCGGGCACGGCTCTACGCCCGCGGCGGCGCCCGACTGCGCGCCCTCGACGCGCTGCGCGTCGGAACCCTGCGCCGCATCGCCCGCACCCTCGCGCTCGGCGCGGGCGCGGGAGTCGACGACGTCATCACCTCGGCGGCGGCCACGATCGGCGCCGACGAACGCGCCGTGCGAGCCCTGCTCGTCGACACCGAGCCCTCCACCGACGCCGAGCTCGTGCGCCTCAGCGACCGACTCACCGAACTCGAACGGGCCGTCGCGCGCCGCGTGGCGCAGGGCGACGACACAGCCAGCACCGAAAGGATGAACGCATGA
- a CDS encoding AAA family ATPase: MTDTALREKFLAVRGEVGKAVVGQDGAVSGLIVALLSGGHVLLEGVPGVAKTLLVRTLSAALDLKTARVQFTPDLMPGDVTGSVVYDAKNGDFEFRPGPVFTNIMLADEINRTPPKTQSSLLEAMEERQVTVDGETHLLPKPFLVAATQNPVEYEGTYTLPEAQLDRFLLKLVLDLPPRDSEIEVLNRHAAGFDPRDLAAAGVTAVVGGDDIAAARAAVGTVDTSSDLVAYIVDLARATRKSPSVKLGVSPRGTTALLAAAKAWAWLSGADGVTPDHVQAMLLPVWRHRLALRPEAELEGVTADTILRSIVQQVQVPL; encoded by the coding sequence ATGACCGACACCGCGCTCCGAGAAAAGTTCCTCGCCGTCCGGGGCGAGGTCGGCAAGGCCGTCGTCGGCCAGGACGGGGCCGTCAGCGGACTCATCGTCGCCCTACTCTCGGGTGGGCACGTGCTGCTGGAGGGCGTGCCGGGTGTCGCGAAGACGCTGCTCGTGCGCACCCTGTCTGCCGCGCTCGACCTGAAGACCGCGCGCGTGCAGTTCACCCCCGACCTCATGCCGGGCGACGTGACCGGCTCGGTCGTCTACGACGCGAAAAACGGCGACTTCGAGTTCCGGCCGGGACCCGTGTTCACGAACATCATGCTCGCCGACGAGATCAACCGCACGCCGCCGAAGACGCAGTCGTCGCTGCTCGAGGCCATGGAGGAGCGCCAGGTCACCGTCGACGGCGAGACGCACCTGTTGCCGAAGCCGTTCCTCGTCGCTGCAACCCAGAACCCCGTCGAGTACGAGGGCACGTACACCCTGCCCGAGGCGCAGCTCGACCGATTCCTGCTGAAGCTCGTGCTCGACCTACCGCCCCGCGACAGCGAGATCGAGGTGCTGAACCGGCACGCGGCCGGCTTCGACCCGCGCGACCTCGCCGCCGCCGGAGTCACGGCCGTCGTCGGGGGCGACGACATCGCCGCCGCGCGCGCGGCCGTCGGCACGGTCGACACCTCCAGCGACCTCGTCGCCTACATCGTCGACCTCGCCCGCGCCACCCGTAAGAGCCCGTCGGTCAAGCTCGGCGTCAGCCCCCGCGGCACCACCGCACTGCTCGCCGCCGCGAAGGCCTGGGCCTGGCTCTCGGGCGCCGACGGCGTCACCCCCGACCACGTGCAAGCCATGCTCTTGCCCGTCTGGCGGCACCGGCTGGCCCTGCGCCCGGAGGCCGAACTCGAGGGCGTCACCGCCGACACGATCCTGCGTTCGATCGTGCAGCAGGTGCAGGTTCCGCTCTAG